One genomic region from Spirulina subsalsa PCC 9445 encodes:
- the ftsH4 gene encoding ATP-dependent zinc metalloprotease FtsH4, which yields MSIKNTPQRSWTRLVGNILLLAGTGFLLINLFFPQLFASKPPQVPYSLFIDQVSDGEVARAYVTQDQIRYQLKGVEDKPGEILATTPIFDLQLPQRLEDSGVEFAAAPPKGNNWLGSILSWVIPPLIFVGIWQFFLGRGGGGPQGALSISKSRAKVYVEDDATKVTFADVAGVEEAKTELEEIVEFLKNPERYLNIGARIPKGVLLVGPPGTGKTLLAKAVAGEAGVAFFSISGSEFVELFVGAGAARVRDLFEQAKKKAPCIIFIDELDAIGKSRANGGFMGGNDEREQTLNQLLTEMDGFAAGGATVIVLAATNRPETLDPALLRPGRFDRQVLVDRPDLGGRLKILEIYAQKVKIGNDVDLKAIATRTPGFAGADLANLVNEAALLAARNQRETVSQADFAEAIERVVAGLEKKSRVLNDKEKKIVAYHEVGHALVGAALPGGGKVAKISIVPRGMAALGYTLQMPTEDRFLMNETELRNQIATLLGGRAAEEIVFGSITTGAANDLQRATDLAERMVTTYGMSKVLGPLAYEKGGQNNFLGDGMMNPRRNVSDATAKAIDEEVKEIVEQAHQHALQILGQNRDLMETITQQILESEVIEGETLTQLLGQVAHSELETVTV from the coding sequence ATGAGCATTAAAAACACCCCCCAACGCTCTTGGACGCGGTTAGTCGGCAATATTCTGTTACTGGCTGGGACAGGCTTTTTATTAATTAACCTTTTCTTCCCTCAACTCTTTGCCTCTAAACCGCCCCAAGTTCCCTATAGTCTCTTTATTGACCAGGTGAGTGATGGAGAAGTAGCCCGGGCTTATGTCACCCAAGACCAAATCCGGTATCAACTCAAAGGAGTGGAGGATAAACCGGGGGAAATCCTCGCCACGACTCCCATTTTTGACCTGCAATTACCCCAACGCTTAGAAGATAGCGGGGTAGAATTTGCGGCAGCCCCACCGAAAGGGAACAACTGGCTAGGCAGTATCCTAAGTTGGGTGATTCCGCCCCTAATTTTTGTCGGGATTTGGCAGTTTTTCCTAGGTCGGGGGGGTGGTGGCCCTCAAGGGGCGCTATCGATTAGTAAAAGCCGCGCCAAGGTCTATGTAGAAGATGATGCCACTAAGGTGACATTTGCGGATGTCGCGGGGGTGGAAGAGGCGAAAACCGAACTAGAGGAAATTGTGGAATTTCTGAAAAACCCCGAACGCTATTTAAACATTGGGGCGCGCATTCCCAAAGGGGTGTTATTAGTCGGGCCGCCGGGAACCGGGAAAACCTTACTGGCCAAGGCGGTAGCTGGGGAGGCTGGGGTTGCGTTCTTCAGTATTTCCGGTTCTGAGTTTGTGGAATTATTCGTCGGGGCTGGGGCTGCCCGGGTGCGAGATTTGTTTGAACAGGCGAAGAAAAAAGCGCCTTGTATTATCTTTATTGATGAATTAGATGCCATTGGTAAATCCCGGGCAAATGGGGGATTTATGGGGGGCAATGATGAACGGGAACAGACCTTAAACCAGTTGTTAACGGAAATGGACGGTTTCGCGGCCGGAGGGGCGACAGTGATTGTTTTGGCGGCCACCAACCGACCGGAAACCTTAGACCCGGCTTTGTTACGTCCCGGTCGTTTTGACCGTCAAGTGTTGGTAGACCGACCGGATTTAGGGGGACGGTTGAAGATTCTGGAAATCTATGCCCAGAAGGTGAAGATCGGAAATGATGTAGACTTAAAGGCGATCGCAACCAGAACCCCCGGTTTTGCAGGCGCTGATTTAGCCAACCTCGTCAATGAGGCCGCCTTACTCGCCGCCCGTAACCAACGAGAAACCGTCAGTCAAGCCGATTTTGCCGAAGCTATTGAGCGCGTTGTGGCCGGACTAGAGAAGAAAAGCCGCGTCCTCAATGATAAAGAGAAAAAAATCGTCGCCTATCACGAAGTTGGTCACGCCCTCGTCGGTGCAGCCCTCCCCGGTGGCGGAAAAGTCGCCAAAATCTCCATCGTGCCGCGAGGGATGGCCGCCCTAGGCTACACCTTACAAATGCCCACCGAGGACCGTTTCTTAATGAATGAGACGGAACTCCGGAATCAAATCGCCACCCTCCTCGGAGGACGTGCCGCCGAAGAGATTGTTTTCGGCAGCATCACCACCGGGGCCGCCAACGACCTCCAGCGGGCGACAGATTTGGCGGAACGCATGGTCACAACCTACGGCATGAGTAAGGTATTAGGCCCCTTAGCTTACGAAAAAGGCGGACAGAATAATTTCCTAGGCGATGGGATGATGAATCCCCGTCGTAATGTCAGCGATGCCACCGCTAAGGCCATTGATGAGGAAGTGAAAGAAATTGTCGAACAAGCGCACCAACACGCTTTACAAATTCTCGGCCAGAATCGGGACTTAATGGAAACTATTACCCAACAAATTCTAGAGTCGGAGGTGATTGAGGGAGAAACCCTCACCCAGTTGTTGGGACAAGTGGCTCATTCTGAGCTTGAAACCGTTACTGTATAG
- the queC gene encoding 7-cyano-7-deazaguanine synthase QueC, which translates to MSGALMKRAIVLLSGGLDSSTTAAQAIADGYEVMALSFRYGQRHERELQAAEAIAQHLGITEHYTIDVNLAQWGGSSLTDFSQTLPEDGPQADVIPSTYVPGRNTVFIAIALSLAEAKEAEAIFLGINAVDYSGYPDCRPEYLSAYQTLANLASKVGVEGKAPQLVAPLIHDSKVDIVRRAVKLGIPLEKTWSCYAGGETPCGVCDSCQIRDRALQEAGLN; encoded by the coding sequence GTGTCGGGGGCATTAATGAAACGAGCGATTGTTTTACTATCGGGGGGGTTGGATTCTTCAACAACGGCAGCACAGGCGATCGCAGACGGGTATGAGGTGATGGCTCTTTCCTTTCGCTACGGGCAACGACACGAACGGGAATTACAAGCGGCTGAGGCGATCGCACAACATTTAGGCATTACAGAACACTACACAATTGACGTAAACTTAGCCCAGTGGGGGGGATCTTCCCTGACGGACTTCTCCCAAACACTACCGGAAGATGGGCCCCAAGCGGATGTTATCCCCTCGACTTATGTTCCGGGACGCAATACGGTTTTTATTGCGATCGCCCTTTCTCTGGCCGAAGCCAAGGAAGCAGAGGCCATTTTTCTGGGCATTAATGCGGTAGATTATTCTGGGTATCCCGACTGTCGCCCCGAATACCTCAGTGCCTATCAAACTTTAGCGAATCTGGCCTCTAAAGTCGGAGTAGAGGGGAAAGCGCCCCAACTCGTCGCCCCCCTCATCCATGATTCCAAAGTGGACATTGTGCGTCGTGCGGTAAAACTGGGGATTCCCCTAGAAAAAACTTGGTCTTGTTATGCGGGGGGAGAAACCCCTTGTGGTGTATGTGATTCTTGTCAAATCCGCGATCGCGCCCTCCAAGAAGCTGGGTTAAATTAG
- the leuD gene encoding 3-isopropylmalate dehydratase small subunit → MSEVKTVSGRGIPLQGNDIDTDRIIPARFLRCVTFDGLGEQAFADDRQQMQGQHPFDLPQYQGANILVVNENFGCGSSREHAPQALSKWGIKALIGESFAEIFFGNCVAIGIPCVTASPEQVSQLQEALMNNPQGMLTLDLEALDARFDGLTLKVEMGAGPQQMLTTGTWDSCGQLVANREQIQATTGQLPYLAWA, encoded by the coding sequence ATGAGTGAAGTTAAAACCGTTTCAGGACGAGGAATTCCCCTCCAAGGTAATGATATTGATACAGACCGCATTATTCCGGCTCGTTTCCTGCGCTGTGTCACGTTTGACGGTTTGGGAGAACAGGCCTTTGCGGATGACCGTCAACAAATGCAGGGACAACATCCTTTTGATTTACCCCAATATCAAGGAGCTAATATTCTAGTTGTAAATGAAAACTTTGGTTGTGGTTCTTCCCGAGAACACGCCCCTCAAGCTTTATCAAAATGGGGAATTAAAGCCCTAATTGGTGAAAGTTTTGCCGAAATTTTCTTTGGTAATTGTGTGGCGATTGGCATTCCCTGCGTGACGGCTTCCCCTGAACAAGTTTCCCAGCTACAAGAGGCTTTAATGAACAATCCTCAAGGAATGCTCACCCTTGATTTAGAAGCGCTAGACGCTCGTTTTGATGGCTTAACGCTGAAGGTTGAAATGGGGGCTGGGCCGCAACAAATGCTCACCACGGGAACATGGGATAGTTGTGGGCAGTTAGTGGCGAATCGGGAGCAGATTCAGGCGACTACTGGTCAATTACCCTATCTCGCTTGGGCGTAA